A single Lolium perenne isolate Kyuss_39 chromosome 6, Kyuss_2.0, whole genome shotgun sequence DNA region contains:
- the LOC139832465 gene encoding uncharacterized protein, translated as MALVLRFVNSEGFIKEHFLDVIHVTDTVAGTLKQAICTVLADNNLSVQDIRGQGYDGLALVASSREVHEVHNFFQNAIQIINVVSASPKRTDQLLAKQAEDIEREIELGELDTGKVSNTKVLLGKLREDGWESLLKEVQAFCMKHEIEVPDLSRRYVDVRKSRNKHDNTTTLHHYKADVFYVAIDQQLFELNDRFGVQNTELLRLCASLDPRHDSFDMSKICTLAEKFYPADFSSQERVKLLHTQWWIDYCV; from the exons ATGGCATTGGTCCTCCGGTTTGTGAACAGTGAAGGATTCATAAAGGAGCATTTTCTTGATGTCATTCATGTGACTGACACTGTTGCAGGGACTCTCAAACAGGCAATTTGCACTGTACTTGCAGACAACAATTTGAGTGTCCAAGATATCAGAGGACAAGGCTATGATGGG TTGGCTCTTGTTGCATCATCAAGGGAGGTACATGAGGTGCACAACTTTTTTCAAAATGCTATTCAGATTATAAATGTTGTTAGTGCATCTCCTAAGCGCACTGATCAGTTACTAGCAAAACAAGCTGAAGACATTGAACGTGAAATTGAGTTGGGCGAGCTTGATACAGGAAAAG TTTCGAACACAAAAGTGTTGCTTGGTAAGCTAAGGGAAGATGGCTGGGAATCTCTTCTCAAGGAGGTTCAAGCTTTTTGTATGAAGCATGAGATTGAGGTGCCTGATTTGAGTCGCAG GTATGTTGATGTTAGAAAGTCCCGGAACAAGCATGATAACACAACAACATTACATCACTACAAGGCAGACGTGTTCTATGTTGCTATAGATCAACAGTTGTTTGAGCTGAATGACCGTTTTGGTGTTCAAAATACCGAGCTCTTGAGACTCTGTGCATCTCtggacccaagacatgactctttTGATATGTCAAAAATATGCACGCTAGCGGAGAAATTTTATCCTGCAGATTTTTCTAGTCAAGAAAGG GTAAAGCTTCTACATACTCAATGGTGGATAGACTACTGCGTTTAG